CAGGTCGATGTACAACAGGGCCATGCGCCCGGACGCCGCGCGAGCGCTCGCCAGTGCGCACTTGAACCGTTCACGGAGTAATTCGCGGTTGGGCACCTGCGTCAATTGATCGTACTGAGCCATATGCTGCAACCGGGCATGCAACTGCTTGCGCTCGATGGCGATGGTGAGCTGCGCGCAGACGTATTGCAGCAGTTCCTTGTCCTGCTCGGTGTAGCGCACATTGTCTGGCGCGCTCTTGACGATCAGCGCGCCAATCGTGCCGCTCTGTGAGTTCAGCGGCACGCCCAACCAACATGGCGCATCCGGCTGCGCCACAAGGTCGTCAAACCCCGGCGGCAACTGGCTGCAACCGGGCGTCAAGAGGATTGGTTGGCCGCTGCGTATCACTTCGGCGCACAAACGTCCGGTGACCGTGCCTGGCAATTCGGGCTGCCCTTCCCGGTCGTCGACGTGATAAGGGAAGTTGAGTTGCGAACATTGTTCGTCATACAGCGCCACCGAAAAATTCAGCGCCGGCAGCCACTCGCCAATAATCAGGTGGATGCGTTTGAACAGCGCCAGCAGGTCCGCCGCGGCATGGGCCGCCTCGGAAATCGCATACAACGCCGCCTGTCGGGACTCGGCCTGCTTACGTTCGGTGATGTCCCGGGCCACGGCAATGCGCAGTTGGTCCACCGGCGACCAGCGTGCCGACCACAGGATATGCACCACCCGACCGTCCTTGCGCAGGTAGCGGTTCTCGAAATTGAGCTTGGGCTCGCCGTCCATGATCTCCCGGGCTGCTTCGAGGGTCCGCTGACGGTCGGCAGGGTGCACCAGATCGATCATCGGCTGGCCGATCAACTCCTGCGGGGTGTAGCCAAAAATGTGTTCGCAGGCAGCGCTGACAAACACGAAACGCCCTTGGCCGTCGACGGCACACACGGCGTCCAGCAGGAGGTCGATGTAGCTGGCCAGCGGCGCGGAACTTCGAGTGTCCATGGGGCTGGAGGTCATCCGGATAATGCAACGGTGAGCGAAGCGGGTGATCGTCAGTTCGTGACGCCGATACAACGAGCGAGACCGACGCGCCCCCCGTACCGATGAGGATAGCGCAGGCGTTCAACTGTGGGGAACGAAACACCCAGCAGATCAGCCACTCGATCCAACGCAACCCCGTCACTGCGTAAAAAACGCCATGCCGGCATACGGTGCCTGCCGACAAGCCTTCAACCGGGACGCCAGGTCGCCCACATGGACCTCGAGTTTGTGCCCGTCCGGGTCGAGAAAGTAGAACGAATCACCCTCGCTGCGGTTGTCTCGCCACGATGAGACCTGGGCCGCGTTCAGCCGTGCCACCAGCACCGGGAAATCCTCAAGTTTGATGCTGAAAGCGTAATGGGTGTAGTCCGCCACCGGCTCGGGCCTGCGCGACGGGTCGAAAGCCAGGCACAACCACAAACCCGGCAGCGACAAATAGGCCCCGCGATCCCACTGGGCTTCGAGACGCAACTGCAACAGCCCGCCATAAAAAACCACGCTGCGATCCAGGTCGGTGACGGCAAGGGTCAGATGATTGAGGCCTGAGAGCATCAGCAAACAACCTTTAGAAAAGAGTGATAACCCAGCGGGCTTGGGGCGAATCCAGGGTACTTCCAAGCTCCGACATCGCCGACGGATTCCCCGCCCAAGGTCCTAGGCAAAGTCCTACGCAGAAATCTCCAGTGACACTCAAACACACCGGAAACAGCCGATTCAAATCCCTGCACAACGATCTGTAAAGTCTGGAAACACACCGCTATCGAAACACCCCACGGACAGCACCACTCACCAAGGAATGTAATCGCACCATGAACCAGACTGCTCAAGCGCCCCATCACTTCACCCACTACCGCAAGGTGATTACCCTCGCAGACGAGAACTGGCAGGGCACTGAAGCTGGAAAAATCTCAGGGCTGAATGTCGAGGTCAAGACACCCAATGTACTGGTCGACCAATACGGTCGGACTTTCCATCACTTCTGTACCACGTCCTACCTGGGCCTGGACTACCACCCCGCGTTGCTGGACGGCGCCATGACCGCCCTTTGGGAAACCGGCACCCTGCGGGTCGCCAACTCGAAAAATCGCTGCAAGCTGGCGATCCTGGACCAGTACGAAACCCAATTGTCGGAACTGTTTGGCGCCAGTTGCCTCAGTGCCCTGTCGTGCAGCGCGGCAAGCGCCGGAATCCTGCCGCTGCTGGCCAGCGGCGCGTTCACCAACAATTGTTCACCCGTCATGGTGTTCGACAAACACGCCCATTACTCGATGAACCACAGCAAGGCCGCCTGCGCCGATGAAACCCAGGTCATCACCTGCCCGCACAACGACATGGACTTCATCGAAGACCTGTGCAAACGCCAGCGCAGCGTGGCGTACGTGGCTGACGGTGCCTACAGCATGGGCGGGTTGGCGGACCTGGACAGCCTGATGTATCTCAAGCAGCGCTATGGCCTGTTTCTCTATCTGGACGACTCCCACGCTTTGTCTGCGGTCGGGGAGTCCGGCGCAGGCCTGGTCCGCTCGCGCGTCCCGGCCGTGGATGAGCGCACCCTGATCGTTGCTTCATTGGCCAAGTCATTCGGTGCCAGTGGCGGGCTGGTCATGTTTGGCAGTGAACGGCACAAGGCGCTGGTGCAGCGTTACGGTGGGCCAAGCAATTGGTCCCAGAGCCTGAACGCAGCGGCCATCGGCGCCGGCATGGCGTCGATCCGCCTGCACCGCAGTCGAGAATTCAGCGCCCTGCAAGAGCGTTTGCAAGCTAATATCCGCTTCTTCGACAGCCTCGTGCGCACTGAACAGCGCGGCAATCCCATGGCGATCCGCATGGTGCCCTGCGGTGAAGCAGCCCTGGCCAACAGCCTGGCCGTCGAACTGACCGAACAGGGGTATTTCACTTCAGCGGTCTTTTTTCCCGTGGTGCCGCAAGGCAAGGCTGCCATTCGCATTACCCTGCGCGCCGACATGGAGCCGAACGTGATTCGCTCGTTTTGCGAAAAGATCACCGA
The sequence above is drawn from the Pseudomonas sp. St316 genome and encodes:
- a CDS encoding diguanylate cyclase; amino-acid sequence: MDTRSSAPLASYIDLLLDAVCAVDGQGRFVFVSAACEHIFGYTPQELIGQPMIDLVHPADRQRTLEAAREIMDGEPKLNFENRYLRKDGRVVHILWSARWSPVDQLRIAVARDITERKQAESRQAALYAISEAAHAAADLLALFKRIHLIIGEWLPALNFSVALYDEQCSQLNFPYHVDDREGQPELPGTVTGRLCAEVIRSGQPILLTPGCSQLPPGFDDLVAQPDAPCWLGVPLNSQSGTIGALIVKSAPDNVRYTEQDKELLQYVCAQLTIAIERKQLHARLQHMAQYDQLTQVPNRELLRERFKCALASARAASGRMALLYIDLDRFKQINDTYGHGVGDMLLQAVANRLKGCIRDTDTVARIGGDEFVVLLHSIQALGDAQSVQEKIRHALAQPLRLDGHCLSIEPSIGVACFPDHGTEDVALFRHADEAMYAAKRHNHKAFGI
- the fos gene encoding fosfomycin resistance glutathione transferase, which produces MLSGLNHLTLAVTDLDRSVVFYGGLLQLRLEAQWDRGAYLSLPGLWLCLAFDPSRRPEPVADYTHYAFSIKLEDFPVLVARLNAAQVSSWRDNRSEGDSFYFLDPDGHKLEVHVGDLASRLKACRQAPYAGMAFFTQ
- a CDS encoding aminotransferase class I/II-fold pyridoxal phosphate-dependent enzyme; the protein is MNQTAQAPHHFTHYRKVITLADENWQGTEAGKISGLNVEVKTPNVLVDQYGRTFHHFCTTSYLGLDYHPALLDGAMTALWETGTLRVANSKNRCKLAILDQYETQLSELFGASCLSALSCSAASAGILPLLASGAFTNNCSPVMVFDKHAHYSMNHSKAACADETQVITCPHNDMDFIEDLCKRQRSVAYVADGAYSMGGLADLDSLMYLKQRYGLFLYLDDSHALSAVGESGAGLVRSRVPAVDERTLIVASLAKSFGASGGLVMFGSERHKALVQRYGGPSNWSQSLNAAAIGAGMASIRLHRSREFSALQERLQANIRFFDSLVRTEQRGNPMAIRMVPCGEAALANSLAVELTEQGYFTSAVFFPVVPQGKAAIRITLRADMEPNVIRSFCEKITELLLTHGRDIRP